A genomic stretch from Desulfolutivibrio sulfodismutans DSM 3696 includes:
- a CDS encoding S8 family peptidase, giving the protein MFFLIITMFLFSASGAAALEPGGILAGIGQNAKLLSPKEALEPFASGLETGRFIVMLAEPADAKKGAALDSEAATAARRAEVAATLDAFFSRKKSADTGDVTRRFEYMPAFAATLTAAQLQGLLADDAVAFVRQDRTNLPHLRQGIPLMGASATRSQYSGAGVAVAICDTGVDYMNPYLGGAVLGSNTKVIGGYDFGEAKADPMDADGHGTSCAGIVAGTIGDNGDYIGGVAPDAKIYALKISGPSGSATDSAIIAAWEWCITHKNDNAANPIKIISISFGGGQYTTNCNASLPDYATAVTNVTNAGITIFASSGNDGYCDGIGSPACQSGIISVGAVYDANFGNYTPCVSPLCCITGKIADAGCTSTGYYINDASAADKVTGYSNAASFLTLMAPSNQCNTLQCSAKGSWFNPTFGGTSAACPYAAGAAAALQSAAKARTGAFLSPAQVKSLLVGTGKLITDTKVAVTKPRVDLQAAIGRMLGAGVVAPQSLLLQDE; this is encoded by the coding sequence ATGTTTTTTCTGATCATCACCATGTTTCTTTTTTCGGCCTCCGGGGCGGCCGCCCTGGAGCCGGGCGGCATCCTGGCCGGGATCGGGCAGAACGCGAAGCTGTTGTCGCCAAAGGAGGCTCTGGAACCGTTTGCGTCGGGGCTTGAAACGGGCCGGTTCATCGTCATGCTGGCCGAACCGGCGGACGCGAAAAAAGGGGCCGCCCTGGACTCCGAGGCGGCCACAGCCGCGCGCCGGGCCGAGGTCGCCGCTACCCTGGACGCCTTTTTCTCCCGCAAAAAGTCCGCTGACACAGGGGACGTCACCCGGCGTTTCGAGTACATGCCCGCCTTTGCCGCCACGTTGACAGCCGCCCAGTTGCAGGGCCTTTTGGCCGACGACGCCGTGGCCTTCGTGCGACAGGACCGCACGAACCTCCCGCACCTGCGCCAGGGCATCCCGCTTATGGGCGCCAGCGCCACCCGGTCCCAGTATTCCGGGGCGGGGGTGGCCGTGGCCATCTGCGACACCGGCGTGGACTACATGAACCCCTACCTGGGAGGCGCGGTCCTGGGCTCCAACACCAAGGTCATCGGCGGCTACGATTTCGGAGAGGCAAAGGCCGATCCCATGGACGCCGACGGGCATGGCACGTCCTGCGCGGGCATCGTGGCCGGAACCATCGGCGATAATGGCGACTACATCGGCGGCGTGGCCCCGGACGCCAAGATCTACGCCCTGAAAATCTCCGGCCCCTCGGGTTCGGCCACAGACTCGGCCATCATCGCCGCCTGGGAATGGTGCATCACCCACAAAAACGACAACGCCGCGAACCCCATCAAGATCATCAGCATCAGCTTCGGGGGAGGCCAGTACACCACGAACTGCAACGCCAGCCTTCCCGACTACGCCACAGCCGTGACCAATGTCACAAACGCCGGCATCACCATCTTCGCCTCGTCAGGCAACGACGGCTATTGCGATGGCATAGGCTCGCCTGCCTGCCAGTCCGGGATCATCTCTGTGGGAGCGGTCTATGACGCCAATTTCGGCAACTACACCCCCTGCGTGTCGCCCCTGTGCTGCATCACGGGCAAGATCGCCGACGCGGGCTGCACCTCCACCGGATACTACATCAACGACGCCTCCGCCGCCGACAAGGTCACCGGCTATTCCAATGCGGCGTCGTTTCTGACGCTCATGGCCCCGTCCAACCAGTGCAACACCCTGCAATGTTCGGCCAAGGGCTCGTGGTTCAATCCGACGTTTGGCGGCACCTCGGCGGCCTGCCCGTATGCGGCAGGGGCGGCGGCGGCCCTGCAAAGCGCGGCCAAGGCCAGGACCGGCGCCTTTTTGTCCCCGGCCCAGGTGAAGTCCCTGCTGGTGGGCACGGGGAAGCTCATCACCGACACCAAGGTGGCCGTCACCAAGCCCCGGGTGGACCTTCAGGCGGCCATTGGCCGTATGCTCGGAGCGGGTGTCGTGGCCCCGCAAAGCTTGTTGCTTCAGGACGAATAG